Genomic window (Nitrososphaera sp.):
ATGGGCAGTATGGCTTCTATAGGTGCAGCCCACGAGCGCTCGACCCAAGCCGGCAGAAGAGATAGCGAATACAGGTACTACTAAAGTACAGGTTCTGCGCATCGTACCAAGCGCGTGAGTCCCAGGAAGGGCGACGGCAATCAAGGATGGTTCCGGATATTGCGAGGCTCATGACCGCTTTTGGTCAATGCAATCTCTAATAGACTGTTCAGGCGTTGGAAGTGCCTTGTTGGGTGGGAATGTTTAACATCAAACATTCGCCAAATCTCACTTCTGGCAATTATCTTTTTTAGAAAGCTTTCAATTCAACCAGGCGACAAGAGTCATTTTGGATTCCCAATCAGAGTTTTTCCGCCCATATACTTCTGAAGCGCTTCAGGCACTGCAAATGTTCCGTCGCTTTTTTGATAATTCTCCATTATAGCGACAAGGGTCCTCTCTGTAGCTACCAGCGTACTGTTTAGGGTATGCAACAACCGGGTATCTTCGTTGGTCCTATCGCGGAACCTGATTGATAATCTTCGAGCTTGATAGTCCAGACAGTTGGAACATGAGATTATTTCTCTGTATGCGCCCTGCCCGGGCATCCATGCCTCGATATCATAAGTCTTGCATGATATTTTTCCTGTGTCGCCTGAAGACAGCAGTATGAGCCTGTACGGTATGCCCAAGAGCTGAACGAATTTCTCTGCTAGTCCCAGCATTCGTTCGTGTTCCTCCCAAGACTCTTCTGGTCTGCAAAAAGTAAATTGCTCAACCTTTTCAAACTGATGCACCCTGAAGATTCCTTTCATGTCCTTCCCGTGGGCGCCCGCCTCCTTGCGGAAGCAGGAGCTGTATCCAGCGTACCTTATTGGAAGTCGCGTCCCCTCAAGGATCTCGTCCATATGCATGGATGCGATTGCATGTTCGGAAGTGCCAATAAGGTAGAGGTCTTCGTCGGCGATTTTGTATATGACATCCTTGAAGTCACTCAGAATCACCGCGCCTTCCATTGCCTTCTGCCTAATCATGTACGGAGGCTGTACCGGCGAGCAGCCGTTTTCCGAAAGAAAATCGAGTGCAAGGTTTATCAGCGCTTGATTGAGCCGAACCAGGTCGTTCTTCAGATAATAGAATCTCGCGCCTGAAACCTTGGCTGCCCTTTCGAAGTCGACAAGGTCTTGGCTGATGCTAATCTCCACATGGTCTCTCGGAGTAAACATGAACGTAGGGGCAGACCCGACCTGCCTTACGATGACATTCGCTTTTTCATCTATACCTACAGGAACGGACTCGTCCAGGAGGTTGGGCAGTCTTAACATAAGTTCGTTGAATTTCTGCTCGGCCACTGCCAGGGCGTCTTCAGTTACTTTCATTTCACTCCCTGTAACCTTCATTTCTTCCAGTTCCTGCGCCGCGTCCTGTCTGTTTTTTTTCTTGCTGGCTATTTTCTCGGAAAGTTGGTTCTTCCTCTTTCGCAGCTCCTGGGAATTAGACATTAACTGTCGTCTTTGCTTGTCAAGAGTTATCAGTTCGTCAAGTGGATAATCTGCCAGGTTGCGCCTTTCAAGCATGGTACGGATGGCATCGGGACTGTCTCTTAGCAGCTTTGGGTCAAGCACTAGTCCTCTACCACTTTACTAGCTACAGAAATATGCTCCAGCACTTCGTCCAATGTATTTGCCAGGGAAGCTGAGAGATAATCAGGGCCTGAGCTTTTTATCGAGATGACTGCGGTGTTTCGCGTAGCAGAGACCTGGAGCAATAGACCGTTCGGGATTTTTACGTTATCGGGTATTAATGCGTTCACAATTGATTTGCATGCCTTTGCAGAACTGAATTCAATTTCGACAGACACACTGAATTCAATCTGTCTTCGCAAACCTTGAATCTCCGATTGATTCCCTAACTAGTTTGCTAAATTCTGCAACTGAATTAGAGGGAATCCTGCAACCTGCCGCCGCGGGATGGCCGCCGCCCGTTCCCCCTGCTCTGGCCGCACAATGACGCATAATCAAACCCAAATTGACCCGCGGCGCGTTCGACCCCCCTTTCCTGCATGAAAACTTGAAGTACTCTGGGTCGTCAGAAGATACGGTTCTCAGGAAAATTAGTTTTCCCGCCATTAACGCAGATCCGCTAAGCACTGACGAGACCGCGCCTAGCATGTCGCTTGCCACCAAGCCATCGCCGTGCACA
Coding sequences:
- the serS gene encoding serine--tRNA ligase produces the protein MLDPKLLRDSPDAIRTMLERRNLADYPLDELITLDKQRRQLMSNSQELRKRKNQLSEKIASKKKNRQDAAQELEEMKVTGSEMKVTEDALAVAEQKFNELMLRLPNLLDESVPVGIDEKANVIVRQVGSAPTFMFTPRDHVEISISQDLVDFERAAKVSGARFYYLKNDLVRLNQALINLALDFLSENGCSPVQPPYMIRQKAMEGAVILSDFKDVIYKIADEDLYLIGTSEHAIASMHMDEILEGTRLPIRYAGYSSCFRKEAGAHGKDMKGIFRVHQFEKVEQFTFCRPEESWEEHERMLGLAEKFVQLLGIPYRLILLSSGDTGKISCKTYDIEAWMPGQGAYREIISCSNCLDYQARRLSIRFRDRTNEDTRLLHTLNSTLVATERTLVAIMENYQKSDGTFAVPEALQKYMGGKTLIGNPK